The bacterium genomic interval TTTCAGGCCGCGACAAACGTCGGCTCCACCACGACTTCGGAAGTCACCGAGAGCGTGATAAAGCAGTTGGCGTGGGACTTCTGAATGAGCTTTTCCAGCTTGTCCGCTTCGTGAGTGCCTTCAATCGCAATCCGGGGCCGGAGCAGGACCTTGGTCACCCGGAAACGGCGATCCACAAGTTGCAGCGTAGCCTCGGGCGTATCTTCGTATTCCAAGACCTCGATCCGGCTTTTCGAGAACACGGCCAGAATCGTCATCATCATGCAGGTCGCGACCGAGGCGGCAAACAGCTCTTCGGGATTGGTCTGGACCGGGTCCTGAATGAGATGCGCGCCTCCCACCACCAACTTGACTCCTCCGGGGAAGCCCACC includes:
- a CDS encoding OsmC family protein — encoded protein: MLPETSTFRCTLHWKGNNREYDSFPRVHRVGFPGGVKLVVGGAHLIQDPVQTNPEELFAASVATCMMMTILAVFSKSRIEVLEYEDTPEATLQLVDRRFRVTKVLLRPRIAIEGTHEADKLEKLIQKSHANCFITLSVTSEVVVEPTFVAA